The genome window AGACCTGAATTTTTTAAAGAAACAAAAAGCGGTAATTGGAAAACAGCAGAACCTAAAGATGATATTTTCAAAGGTAAATGGTGGGAAATTTATAATGATCCTTATCTAAATGAACTAGAAGAGCAAATAGAAACTACCAACCATAATATTTTAGCTAGCATTGCACAAATGGATCAAGCTCAGGCTCTTTTAGGACAAAGTAAAAGTAATTACTTTCCCACAATTGGAGCAAATTCAGGAATAACACGTCAAAGACAAGGATCAGGTTATTCACAAAATCCAACAGAAACAACAAATTATTCAGTAAATTTAAATGCAACATGGATTCCTGATCTTTGGGGAAATATAAGGAGATCTGTAGAAGCTAATGAAGCAGCTTTTCAAGCTAGTGAAGCGCAAGTTGAAAATATAAAATTATCTGTCCATGCATCGCTAGCGCAATATTATTTTCAACTTAGAACAGTAGATAAAAATCAAGTTATTCTAAATGAAATTGCAGAATGCACAAAAAGACAATTAGAAATGATTTATAGAAGTAAAGAATTAGGGACTGCTAATTCTATTGAGGTACAAAAACTAGAATCTCAATATGATTTAGCCAAACTTAATGCCGAAGATAACTCTATTTTGCGAGAACAATATGAACATGCAATTGCAATAATATTAGGAAAATCTCCGGCGGAATTCTCTTTAGAAATTAAAAATACTAATATTCAAATCCCAATTTTACCTATGGTTTTACCATCAGAGTTACTAGAAAGAAGACCGGATATTGCACAAGCTGAACGCCTTGTTGCACAAGCTAATGCACAAATTGGTATTGCGAAAGCTGCTTATTTTCCTAATTTAAATTTAAGTTCGAATGTTGGTTATTCTAGTAATGATATTTCTAATTTATTTACTTTACCTACTCTTATTTGGTCTGTTGGAGCAAGTTTAGCTGAAACAATTTTCGACGCTGGTTCAAGGAAAGATAAAGTTGAAGCAGCTGAGGCTAATTACAGAGCTGTTGTTAATCAATACAAACAAACGGTATTACAAGCTCTTCAAAATGTTGAAGATAATTTAAGTGCATTTAATCACTTGAAAAGTGAAGAACTTTTTCAGTTCAATTCAATGAACAAAATTGAATCTATTTATAATTTAAGTAATGAACAATTTGAACAGGGAATAATAAATAATATAGATTTACTAACCGCTAAAATAAATTTGCAAAATAGTAAAAAATCATTAAATGATTTAATCAATAAAAGAGTTTTAAATTCTGTTAATCTTATCGCATCTTTGGGAGGTGGTTGGAAACAATTTTTTATGAAGTGACTAAACTTTAAGATAACTGTAAAAAAAGTAAAAGCTTAAAATCCCTATAAAAATAGAAATTGTAGCATTTCTTTTCCATACAAAAAAAAGAATAACTGGAATTGCAGCTAAAAAACTTGAAAATACAAAAGATCTTTGAATATGCTCTTCAAAAAGACCAGCCGAATACAAAAATAAAATAATCATAATTCCTGGTGGCAATTTTTTCCCAAAACTTAACATAAAATCATTTTGAATAATTTTTTTGGGTAATATAAAAGGTACTATTCTTAATAAAAAGGTAATGACTGCGATGACGGAAATTAAAATTAGCAACTCAGTTAATGACATGTTTTTTCCCATAAATTTTATACCATTCATAAATAAGCATAAAAATGAAGTAAAGAACTACTGCGAGCAATAAATTTCTTTTGAAGCAAAAAAAAGAAATAAAGAAACAGATTGTTCCCAATATGACAGACATATAATATTTCGATGAAATTAAACCATCCAATGCCATAATTAGAAAAAGAGCCGTTAAAGCATAAACTAAAAATTCAGTATCAAAATGTCCCATAAGAGAGTAGCAGTATACACCTAGAAAAGTTCCAAAAACCCAATAAAAATGACTTAAAAAAGAAATATAAAAACTATATGTATTGTTATAAGCTTTAGGATTGTTTGCAAGTAACGCATAAGACTCATCTGTTAAAGCAGAAACCATATAAGTTTTTAATAAAACATTTGTTTTAAATTTATCAAGGAATGAAAACCCATAAAATACATGCCGTAAATTAACTATAGCAGTTAAATAAACAATACTCCAAAATGAACTATTTGCTATAAGCATACTTACTAAAATAAATTGAGATGCTCCTGCATATATAAACAAACTAATTAAAGGAGCAATAAACCAGGGATAACTTAATTTTTGACAGACTATTCCAAATGAAAGCCCAATCGGGATATAACCCGTCATGGCAGGAATACTATCTATAAAAGCTTCTTTAATAGGGCTTTTCTGAAAATTATATTCCATTATTCTAATTCCTATTATTATTTTTCCTGAAACAAACTAAATGGGTACCTGAGTTATAAAAACTACCCTTTGATGTTGAATAAATTCTTTCATGTAGTATGATTTCAAAATCATTTTCAATAGCCATTGATATTAAATTTTCTACACTTGTTTTACACTCTACTTCATAATCTAAACCAGCAACTAATGCTTGTAGTTCTAAAAATGATAATCGATAATAAGCTATAAAAGAGTTAGAAATATTGAAGTTATTTTTAAGTAGATCACTCATTCCTATAAGTAACTCTCTACACATAATTTCTGCTTCTGAAACTTTTCCGCTCAAAGCCAAAATATTAATTTTTGGAAACATCTTATGAGATAATTTTATTAATTGTATTTCATCATCGGTACAATTTTTTGGTATTTCATTAATTTGAGGAGCTAATTTTAAAATATCAATGATATATCCAAGATGATGTTTAATTATATTTTCATATCTTTCTATTTTTGTTTTAAATGGTGATAAAAATTCATCAGAAATCAATAAATATCCTCCATTTGCTAAAATTTTGTTTGCATGCTGAAATAAAAAATGTGTATTAAAATGATGGGAAGCACCAATCGAAATTGCTAAATTTAAGGTTTTACTTGGGTAGTAATCAAAAAAACCTTTTAAAAAAGGATGTACAAAGTGATTATCTTTAAATCTTTCCTTTAAATATGTGAAAGCTGTTGGACTTGGTTCAATTAAATCAACTTGAGCATAAGAATCTAAAAGTTCTAGTAACATTTGGATGGCGGTTCCAGGACCAGAGCCAATATCAATAAAATAATTAGTGTCTACATTGTTTTTTAGTAAAAATTTATAAATACTTATAACTTGATATGCATAAGCGGGATGCACCGCTTCAAAAAAATTATATGAATTAACATCGATTTTATTTTCAAATAAATTCCATTCATCCGGATTAGCATATACAGATGTTAAAAGTTTTTCATTCTCATTTTTTATAAAATTTGGAGCGTTAAATTTTCTTTTTTTAATACTATTGAATTCACTTATTAATGTTTGTTTCAAATATGACAATGGAGTTAAGTTCTTTAAATAAATTTCTATATCGCTTAATAATCTATTTTCATAATTTAAATTATGATTAAGAAATGAATATATTTCTATATGATTTTCATCCGTAATATTAATTAAATAATTAATTTTCCAAATAAATTCATTGCGATTAAAAAAATTGTTTACGCAATTCATAAGAACAGTATATTCAATTGTTGATTTCATTACTAGGATATAACTACAATCAATACCATTTTGAATTTCAATCCATTTTTTTTCTAAAGTTTGTAATAAAAACTCACTACTCTCAAGATTTTCTATTATTAATTTATTTTCTTCAAACAGATCCTTCTGCATTAAAAAATCCTTCTATTATCAATATTAATAAATTTAAATTACCAAATTTTAATAGCATATCTCGTAATATAAATATGACAACTATTATTTAAATGAATCATTCTTAAAATGAACGAAAATCAATAACGGGATAGCATCGAATTTCATATTAATCAAATTTTAAAAAAAATAAATTAAAAAAGATTACCAACTTAATTATTATGATTTTTTTTGCTTACCAATAAAAAAGAATTAAAAAAAGAATTACATTAGTATCAACAATAATTTAAATTACTTTTCATTCGTAGAAAGTTGATCAAGTAAATCTTTAACAGTCATTCTAGATACCCCCAAGCTTCTTAGAGATGACGAAACAACATTTAGGATTGATTTTTCTAAATCAAATATTTTTTGTTCACCAATAAGTTTGTAAACCGGCTGATGGGCATCTACTAAAGCTATAGCGTCTGAACCTAATTCAGTCTTAAGATAATCAACGCTAGGATGAACATTTTCTATATAAAATTGATAACGACTAAGTAAAGAAGTTTCATCATCATCCGCTCTTCCTCTTTTAGTTGCTCTTGACAACATTTCTTGTTTACTAATACTTAAATGTAATACTTTAATAACTGGAATATTAAATCTTCTTAGAAATGCTATTAAATGTTGAGCTGCTTTCACTGTTCTAGGATAGCCATCAAGAATAAATGGATTTACTTTAAAACTTGAATTGTGTTCTATATGTGCAACAATAAAGTCTTGTGTCCAACGATTTGGAACAAGTAATCCATTCATAGTACAAAATTCCAGCCACTCTAGCTGACTAGTAAATTTATCCATATCTTGTCTTTTAAAATAGACTTGCATTTCAGGTAAATAATTTAAAACTTTTTTAGTCAATTCTTCAGTTGTATCTACGCAATCAAAAATATTCGAATCTGCTGAAAGTTTATAATTTTCTGCTAAGAGTTTAGCATAACTTTTATCATTCTTTGCTTTTTGAAAAGTATTTCTTAATATTTCACCCATAGAAAGATGTGCATCTTGCGGTATTGACATAACTTTAGAAAGCGCCGATGCCACCTCTCCTTTTCCGCAACTAGATGGTCCAGTTAATATCAAAACTCCCGGTCCTCTTAATGAAACACGCTCTACTTTAATCTTTGATTCAAGTTCATAAGCTACACGATTCAAACTCATAGATAATCCTATAATAAAATTTCGTCTGGTATATTATTTTGTTTTAATTGTTTTAAAATTCCTCTTAGCAGTTCTTCTTCATGCTGTTCTGCGGGATATAAAGGTGCTCGCAAAATATTTTCACACTCACCTAAATAAGCGAGCATTCCTTTCACACCTATAGGATTAGGAAGAGCAAAAATTCCATTGTTTATACAGTAAGAAGACAAATGTAATTTTTGTGCTTCCTTAATATTCCCATTAAAAAAACTATCCTTAATTTTTAAGAGGGTTTTTGGAATAATGTGAGAAGTAACAGAAATAACTCCATCTGCACCGCACATTAATGCAGGAGCGTATGTAGCATCATCGCCTGACAATATTCTTACATCACTTTTTTTATTTAAGTTTAATATATTTCTCATTTCAACAATTGAGTTAACATTTCCAGCTGCTTCTTTGATTGCAACTATATTTGAATTTTCTTCAACTATCTTAGCTAATGTATTTGGGAGAATGGTAATTCCTGTCCTGCCTGGCACATTGTAGATACAAATTGCTGTATCTTTAAGTAATTTAGAAACTTCTGAATAATGTTTAACTAAACAGGATTGGCTTGGTTTATTGTAGTAAGGAGTTACAAGCATTATTCCATTTGCCTTATTTCTATTTTTTCCCAAAATATTTGCAAATTTTATGCTTTTTTCTATGGTAGATTTAGTGTAATTTGTACCTGTTCCAACATAGATATGAAAAGAATCTTCTTGATAATTTAGAGCTTTTAGCACCAAAGCTTCAGACTCTTGATCAGATAAAGTAACATTTTCACCAGTGGTTCCTAAAACTACAATTCCATTAATTCCAGATTTTTTTTGCTTTAGTATTATTTTTTCAAAAGAATTAAAATCTATTTCACCGGTGGGCAAAAATGGGGTAATGATGGCGGTCATAACGCCTGAAAAAGGTAAGTGACTCAAGAGGTTCTCCTTCAAGTAAAATGATTGAGATTCGCTGCAGAGAATAGCTTTCTTACCTTCAGTGCGCAAGAAATCTTCGCTGAACTTATTGACCTCCGCTTAAGGATTTGCTAACCACTCAAATACTAAAAGTGGGGCCGGTAGCTAAATGGTTACGGCGGCTCGCTCATAACGAGAAGATCTGGGGGTTCGAGTCCCTCCCGGCCCACCACAATTAGTTTAAAAGCTCTTCAATATCCTTAGCGATTTGATCTGGAGTGTCGGTCGGAGCATACCTTTTTAAAACTTCTCCGTTTTTCCCAATTAAAAATTTAGTAAAATTCCATTTTATAAATTCAGTTCCAAGAAATCCTTTGCTATTTTTCTTTAAATATTTATATAACGGATGCGCATTTGCTCCATTCACTTCAACTTTAGCAAACATTGGAAATGAAACATTATAATTTAAGGAACAGAAATTTTTTATTTCTTCCTCATTTCCTGGTTCTTGACTACCAAATTGATTACAAGGAAACCCTAATATTTTAAGCCCTTTCGACTGAAAACTTTGATAAAGTTTCTCTAACCCCTCAAATTGAGGGGTAAATCCACATTTACTAGCAGTATTTACAACTAATAAAGCGTTACCTTTAAACTCAATTAATTTCTTAGTATTACCTTCGATGTCTTTAACTTCAAAATCATAAATAGACTCTTGTGTCATTTTATCACCTCTTTTTTAGCAACAATTTGGGTTTATATCTTATCAATATAAAAATAACTGTCTACTATCTTTAAACTCTTAATCAAATTAGGAAACTAGACACTTCCTATTGACAATGTTACCCTGCTTAGGTAAACGAATTTTCACTGCAGTCGTAGCTCAGTTGGTTAGAGCACCACGTTGACATCGTGGGGGTCAGAAGTTCGAGTCTTCTCGATTGCACCATCTAAGGGTGTCCTTTTTTATGGACTCTAACAATTATAATATTTATAAAGGGTTACATTCTTCCCTTGCACAAATATATGACGCAACTAATGACACCTTAACTTTAGGTCTCCACCGTATCATAAAAAAAGTTCTTTGTTCATCAGCAATTAAATTAGCTCCCCAGAACTCCAAACTACTCGATCTTGCTACAGGTACCGCAGATATCATACTAGGTATAGCTCCTAAAAGACCAGATTTGGAAATTGTTGGTATTGATATTTCTGAAGCTATGCTAGAAATAGCTGAAGAAAAAATTAAAAAAAAAGCTTCATTATATAGAGATAATATTGAATTAAAAAAAGCTTCAGCGTTAAAAATTCCATATCCAGATAACACATTTCATACTATTACTATTTGTTGGGGAATACGCTCTTTAAAGCCCTATAGTGCTGCATTAAGAGAAATTCATCGGGTGTTAAAACCAGG of Pigmentibacter sp. JX0631 contains these proteins:
- a CDS encoding AzlC family ABC transporter permease, whose protein sequence is MEYNFQKSPIKEAFIDSIPAMTGYIPIGLSFGIVCQKLSYPWFIAPLISLFIYAGASQFILVSMLIANSSFWSIVYLTAIVNLRHVFYGFSFLDKFKTNVLLKTYMVSALTDESYALLANNPKAYNNTYSFYISFLSHFYWVFGTFLGVYCYSLMGHFDTEFLVYALTALFLIMALDGLISSKYYMSVILGTICFFISFFCFKRNLLLAVVLYFIFMLIYEWYKIYGKKHVIN
- a CDS encoding efflux transporter outer membrane subunit; amino-acid sequence: MKLNQITKIGILSFFFFTKCTVGPDYQKIVTDRPEFFKETKSGNWKTAEPKDDIFKGKWWEIYNDPYLNELEEQIETTNHNILASIAQMDQAQALLGQSKSNYFPTIGANSGITRQRQGSGYSQNPTETTNYSVNLNATWIPDLWGNIRRSVEANEAAFQASEAQVENIKLSVHASLAQYYFQLRTVDKNQVILNEIAECTKRQLEMIYRSKELGTANSIEVQKLESQYDLAKLNAEDNSILREQYEHAIAIILGKSPAEFSLEIKNTNIQIPILPMVLPSELLERRPDIAQAERLVAQANAQIGIAKAAYFPNLNLSSNVGYSSNDISNLFTLPTLIWSVGASLAETIFDAGSRKDKVEAAEANYRAVVNQYKQTVLQALQNVEDNLSAFNHLKSEELFQFNSMNKIESIYNLSNEQFEQGIINNIDLLTAKINLQNSKKSLNDLINKRVLNSVNLIASLGGGWKQFFMK
- the dapA gene encoding 4-hydroxy-tetrahydrodipicolinate synthase, translating into MSHLPFSGVMTAIITPFLPTGEIDFNSFEKIILKQKKSGINGIVVLGTTGENVTLSDQESEALVLKALNYQEDSFHIYVGTGTNYTKSTIEKSIKFANILGKNRNKANGIMLVTPYYNKPSQSCLVKHYSEVSKLLKDTAICIYNVPGRTGITILPNTLAKIVEENSNIVAIKEAAGNVNSIVEMRNILNLNKKSDVRILSGDDATYAPALMCGADGVISVTSHIIPKTLLKIKDSFFNGNIKEAQKLHLSSYCINNGIFALPNPIGVKGMLAYLGECENILRAPLYPAEQHEEELLRGILKQLKQNNIPDEILL
- a CDS encoding AzlD domain-containing protein, which codes for MSLTELLILISVIAVITFLLRIVPFILPKKIIQNDFMLSFGKKLPPGIMIILFLYSAGLFEEHIQRSFVFSSFLAAIPVILFFVWKRNATISIFIGILSFYFFYSYLKV
- a CDS encoding ubiquinone/menaquinone biosynthesis methyltransferase; translation: MDSNNYNIYKGLHSSLAQIYDATNDTLTLGLHRIIKKVLCSSAIKLAPQNSKLLDLATGTADIILGIAPKRPDLEIVGIDISEAMLEIAEEKIKKKASLYRDNIELKKASALKIPYPDNTFHTITICWGIRSLKPYSAALREIHRVLKPGGHVLIVENGKPDFKFLRKIYNSYTHLLPIFGNKIKNLKSSHLLYKTSIDHFPSGSQFVAELFEYGFTKANFKNLGTNIIFFYTAQKPFFK
- a CDS encoding class I SAM-dependent methyltransferase — encoded protein: MQKDLFEENKLIIENLESSEFLLQTLEKKWIEIQNGIDCSYILVMKSTIEYTVLMNCVNNFFNRNEFIWKINYLINITDENHIEIYSFLNHNLNYENRLLSDIEIYLKNLTPLSYLKQTLISEFNSIKKRKFNAPNFIKNENEKLLTSVYANPDEWNLFENKIDVNSYNFFEAVHPAYAYQVISIYKFLLKNNVDTNYFIDIGSGPGTAIQMLLELLDSYAQVDLIEPSPTAFTYLKERFKDNHFVHPFLKGFFDYYPSKTLNLAISIGASHHFNTHFLFQHANKILANGGYLLISDEFLSPFKTKIERYENIIKHHLGYIIDILKLAPQINEIPKNCTDDEIQLIKLSHKMFPKINILALSGKVSEAEIMCRELLIGMSDLLKNNFNISNSFIAYYRLSFLELQALVAGLDYEVECKTSVENLISMAIENDFEIILHERIYSTSKGSFYNSGTHLVCFRKNNNRN
- a CDS encoding nucleoside monophosphate kinase, whose protein sequence is MSLNRVAYELESKIKVERVSLRGPGVLILTGPSSCGKGEVASALSKVMSIPQDAHLSMGEILRNTFQKAKNDKSYAKLLAENYKLSADSNIFDCVDTTEELTKKVLNYLPEMQVYFKRQDMDKFTSQLEWLEFCTMNGLLVPNRWTQDFIVAHIEHNSSFKVNPFILDGYPRTVKAAQHLIAFLRRFNIPVIKVLHLSISKQEMLSRATKRGRADDDETSLLSRYQFYIENVHPSVDYLKTELGSDAIALVDAHQPVYKLIGEQKIFDLEKSILNVVSSSLRSLGVSRMTVKDLLDQLSTNEK
- a CDS encoding glutathione peroxidase, whose translation is MTQESIYDFEVKDIEGNTKKLIEFKGNALLVVNTASKCGFTPQFEGLEKLYQSFQSKGLKILGFPCNQFGSQEPGNEEEIKNFCSLNYNVSFPMFAKVEVNGANAHPLYKYLKKNSKGFLGTEFIKWNFTKFLIGKNGEVLKRYAPTDTPDQIAKDIEELLN